Proteins encoded in a region of the Paenibacillus pedocola genome:
- a CDS encoding FxsA family protein — protein sequence MIRSKWLWAAMFIIPAVELFGFIFVAEHLGAPKALLLMLVTSVIGFLMMRFEGKKVLQDSRVQMQEGKVPGRTMLDGLCIFFGGLLLILPGFVTDIIGFSLVFPLTRPLYRVFLLKWIEKKMKNGTFTFYRR from the coding sequence ATGATTAGAAGTAAATGGCTGTGGGCTGCTATGTTTATTATCCCGGCCGTGGAATTATTCGGGTTCATCTTTGTTGCAGAACATCTCGGAGCACCCAAAGCGCTGCTGCTCATGCTGGTTACTTCGGTTATCGGTTTTCTCATGATGCGTTTTGAAGGCAAGAAGGTGCTGCAGGACAGCAGAGTGCAAATGCAGGAGGGCAAGGTGCCGGGACGGACCATGCTGGACGGCTTATGTATTTTTTTCGGCGGCCTGCTGCTGATTCTGCCGGGCTTCGTAACGGATATAATCGGATTTTCACTGGTGTTTCCGCTGACCCGGCCACTGTACCGGGTTTTTCTGCTGAAATGGATCGAGAAGAAAATGAAAAACGGCACCTTCACTTTTTACCGGAGGTAA